A stretch of the Coprobacillus cateniformis genome encodes the following:
- a CDS encoding histidinol-phosphatase HisJ family protein, with the protein MRKIDYHMHTYFSADSEADPKVHIHTAIAKGLDEICFTDHRDFHYPECPFELDADNYFKELKQLQRQFQQLIKIKIGLEIGLDVEYIDEINRFVNAHDYDYVIGSIHVIHQTEFYEPAAFFINKTKEEAHREFFLNTLECVQTFDCFNCLGHLDYICRYGPYVNKEVEHSLHQDIIDDIFKTLIHKGKGLEVNTSGYKTRGVCGFPNFEQIQRYYDLGGRIITIGSDSHTSDRVGEHVEDVIKEYQHIGFQDVSTFTKRVRD; encoded by the coding sequence ATGAGAAAGATAGATTACCATATGCACACTTACTTTTCAGCCGATAGTGAGGCTGATCCTAAAGTTCATATTCATACTGCAATTGCTAAAGGACTAGATGAAATTTGTTTTACTGATCATCGAGATTTTCATTATCCTGAATGTCCATTTGAATTAGATGCAGATAATTATTTCAAAGAACTTAAACAGTTACAGAGGCAGTTTCAACAACTTATTAAGATTAAGATTGGATTGGAAATTGGTTTAGATGTTGAATATATTGATGAAATCAATCGTTTTGTGAATGCTCATGATTATGATTATGTGATTGGCTCAATCCATGTTATTCATCAAACTGAATTTTATGAACCAGCAGCTTTCTTTATTAATAAAACAAAAGAGGAAGCTCATAGAGAGTTCTTTTTGAATACATTAGAATGTGTTCAGACTTTTGACTGTTTTAACTGTTTAGGACATTTAGATTATATTTGTAGATATGGTCCATATGTTAACAAAGAAGTTGAACATTCACTTCATCAAGACATTATTGACGATATCTTTAAAACACTTATTCATAAGGGAAAAGGACTAGAAGTCAATACATCAGGTTATAAAACAAGAGGGGTTTGTGGATTTCCCAACTTTGAACAAATTCAAAGGTATTATGATTTAGGTGGTCGTATAATCACAATAGGTAGTGATTCACATACAAGTGATCGTGTTGGAGAACATGTAGAAGATGTTATCAAAGAATATCAACATATTGGATTTCAAGATGTCTCTACTTTCACAAAAAGGGTTAGAGATTAG
- the cysK gene encoding cysteine synthase A produces MSIYHNFNELVGHTPILELQNTKAKEHLKANIFAKLEYYNPAGSIKDRVAKQMIMDAIENGQLKPGATIIEPTSGNTGIGICAVGTSLGYKVIIVMPETMSEERKKLMKAFGAELILTPGSEGMSGAVAKAKELAQTIPNSFIAGQFVNPSNPKAHLVSTGPEIDEQMEGKVDMIIAGIGTGGTITGLGQYFKSKYPHIQIIAVEPADSPLISQGKSGSHKIQGIGANFIPEILDTNIYDKIVTITTDDAYESVRKLANTEGILVGISSGAALHVAKRLALLEENKNKNIVVILPDSGERYLSTDLFSSLCNKIYKNK; encoded by the coding sequence ATGTCTATTTATCATAATTTTAACGAATTAGTTGGTCATACTCCAATACTAGAGTTACAAAACACAAAAGCAAAAGAACATTTAAAAGCAAACATTTTTGCCAAATTAGAATACTATAATCCTGCTGGCAGTATTAAAGATCGCGTTGCAAAACAAATGATCATGGATGCTATAGAAAATGGTCAATTAAAACCAGGTGCAACTATTATTGAACCCACAAGTGGCAATACTGGGATTGGTATTTGTGCTGTTGGAACATCATTAGGCTATAAAGTGATTATTGTCATGCCTGAAACAATGAGCGAAGAACGCAAGAAATTAATGAAAGCTTTTGGTGCTGAGCTTATTCTCACTCCTGGCAGTGAAGGAATGAGTGGTGCTGTTGCTAAGGCTAAAGAACTTGCACAAACTATTCCCAATAGTTTCATTGCTGGTCAATTTGTCAATCCAAGTAATCCCAAAGCACATCTTGTTTCAACAGGTCCAGAAATCGATGAACAGATGGAAGGAAAAGTAGATATGATTATTGCTGGAATTGGGACTGGTGGCACTATCACAGGACTAGGACAATATTTCAAAAGCAAATATCCCCATATTCAAATTATTGCAGTTGAACCTGCTGATTCCCCATTAATTTCTCAGGGAAAATCTGGTTCTCATAAAATCCAAGGAATTGGAGCTAACTTCATTCCTGAAATACTTGATACAAATATCTATGATAAGATTGTAACAATTACGACTGATGATGCATATGAATCTGTGAGAAAACTTGCTAATACTGAAGGGATTCTTGTAGGTATCTCTTCTGGAGCTGCTTTGCATGTCGCTAAACGCCTTGCTTTACTAGAGGAAAATAAGAATAAAAATATTGTCGTCATTCTACCAGATAGTGGTGAGCGTTACTTATCTACAGATTTGTTCTCATCCTTATGTAACAAGATTTATAAAAATAAATAG
- a CDS encoding PD-(D/E)XK nuclease family transposase, with product MFVCERNTEYLDAISRLKVIDDDFMRIVFKDKECLTQFLEIILERPIEIIEWHVQYDINNILGRSISIDVFVKTENHYINIEVQRDYTGANPRRARFHGSLIDASTSYPKEEWKDLPHMIIIFITEEDVLGYGLPIYHVHRTIDENNQIFDDGSEIIYINASIQEDNALGRLMHDFLCSETSDMHYEFLRKRVSYFKETEGGRKEMCEIWEEIKQKGIIEGEAIGEMKGMVKSIQKLMSKKGYTLEEAFNFFDIPEEERSIYIQRMIS from the coding sequence GTGTTCGTATGTGAAAGGAATACTGAATATCTGGATGCGATTTCCAGACTCAAGGTGATTGATGATGATTTCATGAGGATTGTCTTCAAGGATAAGGAGTGCCTGACTCAGTTTCTTGAGATTATCTTAGAAAGGCCTATTGAAATCATTGAATGGCATGTGCAGTATGATATCAATAATATTCTTGGAAGGTCTATCAGTATTGATGTCTTTGTCAAAACTGAAAATCATTATATCAATATTGAAGTGCAAAGAGATTATACTGGAGCCAATCCAAGACGGGCAAGATTTCATGGAAGTCTGATTGATGCCAGTACATCATATCCTAAAGAAGAATGGAAGGACTTGCCTCATATGATTATCATCTTCATAACAGAAGAGGATGTCCTAGGATATGGGTTACCAATCTATCATGTTCATAGAACAATAGATGAGAATAACCAGATATTTGATGATGGAAGTGAGATCATCTATATCAATGCAAGTATTCAGGAGGATAATGCCTTAGGGAGATTGATGCATGATTTTCTATGTAGTGAGACAAGTGATATGCATTATGAGTTTTTAAGGAAAAGAGTGAGTTATTTTAAAGAGACAGAAGGAGGGAGAAAAGAGATGTGTGAAATCTGGGAAGAGATTAAGCAAAAAGGCATTATTGAAGGCGAGGCCATAGGAGAAATGAAAGGAATGGTAAAATCAATACAAAAGTTAATGAGTAAAAAAGGATATACATTGGAAGAAGCGTTTAACTTTTTTGATATACCAGAAGAAGAGCGTTCAATATATATACAAAGAATGATTTCATAA
- the rbr gene encoding rubrerythrin — MSIKFEESQTKENLMRAFAGESQARNRYTFAAGEAVKQKQHMIADVFLFTANQEKEHAEIFYNHLESMAGETIFIDGGYPVDLSNDVKTLLEYARHNEYEEYEDVYKNFAEVAKQEGFLKVSQDFKNIADIEKTHGDRFGQLAKWIENNELYSSTSSIQWMCLNCGFIFEGTQVPEKCPVCDHDQGYFIRLEYAPFMK, encoded by the coding sequence ATGAGTATCAAATTTGAAGAAAGTCAAACGAAAGAGAATTTAATGCGTGCCTTTGCAGGAGAATCACAAGCTCGAAATCGTTATACATTTGCAGCTGGAGAAGCAGTTAAACAAAAACAACATATGATTGCAGATGTATTCTTATTTACAGCTAATCAAGAAAAAGAGCATGCCGAAATATTTTATAATCATTTAGAATCAATGGCAGGTGAGACTATTTTTATTGATGGTGGTTATCCAGTTGATTTATCTAACGATGTCAAAACATTATTAGAATATGCTAGACATAATGAGTATGAAGAATATGAAGATGTTTATAAAAATTTTGCTGAAGTTGCTAAGCAAGAAGGCTTCCTAAAAGTTTCACAAGATTTTAAGAATATTGCAGATATTGAAAAAACACATGGTGATCGTTTTGGTCAATTAGCAAAATGGATTGAAAACAATGAATTATATTCATCAACTTCTTCAATTCAATGGATGTGCCTTAATTGTGGATTTATTTTTGAAGGGACACAAGTTCCAGAAAAATGTCCTGTTTGTGATCATGATCAAGGATATTTCATTCGTTTAGAATATGCACCATTTATGAAATAA
- the hisIE gene encoding bifunctional phosphoribosyl-AMP cyclohydrolase/phosphoribosyl-ATP diphosphatase HisIE, with protein sequence MRPDFEKGNGLVPAIIQDYHTKEVLMLAYVNEEAYERMLKTKETYYYSRSRNELWHKGETSGHFQYIKGMYLDCDEDTLLIYVEQIGAACHTGTYSCFFNEIMPYQNLDIFHELYDLIEDRKVHPVEKSYTNYLFEQGIDKICKKVGEEASETIIAAKNSDNEELIGEISDLFYHVYVLMANQNITVEDIEKKLGERHQITGNKKDFHQRGEY encoded by the coding sequence ATGAGACCAGATTTTGAAAAGGGGAATGGTTTAGTACCAGCCATTATACAAGATTATCATACAAAAGAGGTTTTGATGCTTGCCTATGTTAATGAAGAAGCATATGAAAGAATGTTAAAGACAAAAGAAACTTATTACTATTCTCGTTCTAGGAATGAATTATGGCATAAAGGAGAAACATCGGGTCATTTTCAATATATTAAAGGAATGTATTTGGATTGTGATGAAGATACACTATTGATTTATGTTGAACAAATTGGAGCTGCATGTCATACAGGAACATATTCTTGTTTCTTTAATGAAATTATGCCATATCAGAATCTTGATATCTTTCATGAACTCTATGATTTAATTGAAGATCGCAAAGTGCATCCTGTGGAGAAATCTTATACAAATTATTTATTTGAACAAGGTATAGATAAGATTTGTAAAAAGGTTGGAGAAGAAGCAAGTGAAACAATTATTGCTGCTAAAAATAGTGATAATGAGGAATTGATTGGTGAGATTAGTGATTTGTTTTATCATGTCTATGTTCTTATGGCCAATCAAAATATTACAGTGGAAGATATAGAAAAAAAATTGGGAGAAAGACATCAGATTACAGGAAATAAAAAAGATTTTCATCAAAGAGGCGAATATTAA
- the hisF gene encoding imidazole glycerol phosphate synthase subunit HisF, which produces MLAKRIIPCLDIKDGKVVKGVNFVGLKDVGDPIEIAKRYDEQCADEVVFLDITATYEERDIIRELIQRGASELSIPLTVGGGIRTIDDFRMILSSGADKVSINSAAIKNPQLIKQASDEFGVQCVVVAIDAKKRDDKSGYDVYIAGGRQNTGLDLIQWVKQCESLGAGEILLTSMDRDGTRDGFDIDMLNTVMNAVSIPVIASGGCGDIQDIVDVFKKTNCDGALAASLFHYGEATIDQVKEECAKHSIPVRRNI; this is translated from the coding sequence ATGCTTGCGAAAAGAATCATCCCCTGTTTAGATATTAAAGATGGTAAGGTTGTTAAAGGTGTAAACTTTGTTGGTTTAAAGGATGTTGGTGATCCTATTGAGATTGCTAAACGTTATGATGAACAGTGTGCAGATGAGGTTGTTTTTTTAGATATTACAGCAACTTATGAAGAACGTGATATTATAAGAGAGTTGATACAAAGAGGGGCTAGTGAATTATCTATTCCATTGACAGTTGGAGGCGGTATTCGTACAATTGATGATTTTAGAATGATATTATCAAGCGGTGCAGATAAAGTTTCCATTAATTCAGCTGCCATTAAGAATCCTCAACTCATTAAACAAGCTTCTGATGAGTTTGGTGTTCAGTGTGTTGTTGTCGCTATTGATGCAAAAAAACGTGATGATAAGAGTGGGTATGATGTCTATATTGCAGGAGGGCGTCAAAATACTGGACTTGATTTGATTCAATGGGTGAAACAGTGTGAATCTTTAGGTGCTGGTGAAATCCTTTTGACTTCTATGGATCGCGATGGAACACGTGACGGTTTTGATATAGATATGTTGAATACTGTGATGAATGCTGTTTCAATTCCTGTCATTGCAAGTGGTGGCTGTGGTGATATTCAGGATATTGTTGATGTTTTTAAAAAAACAAATTGTGATGGCGCTTTAGCAGCATCTTTATTTCATTATGGTGAAGCAACAATTGATCAAGTTAAGGAAGAGTGTGCAAAACATTCTATACCAGTAAGGAGAAATATATGA
- the hisA gene encoding 1-(5-phosphoribosyl)-5-[(5-phosphoribosylamino)methylideneamino]imidazole-4-carboxamide isomerase encodes MILIPAIDLKDGQAVRLYKGDYQQKTVYSTSPIDIALEFENMGADYLHVVDLDGAKDGKTTNLKTIQKIKESLSIPVELGGGIRDMKTVDLYLSQIGIDRVILGTAAIENPEFLKEALDKYGPTRIVVGVDVKDEFVATSGWLVNTQTHYLDFLEALEKLGVEYIVCTDISKDGTLSGPSFDLYKNIAQHCHLQFVVSGGIKDAQDIYKVNELGYYGCIVGKAYYEGKINLEEVISCLRKESSPV; translated from the coding sequence ATGATTTTAATACCAGCGATTGATTTAAAAGATGGACAAGCAGTCCGTTTATATAAAGGGGATTATCAACAAAAAACGGTTTATTCTACTTCACCTATTGATATTGCTTTAGAATTTGAAAACATGGGTGCAGATTATTTACATGTGGTAGATTTAGATGGTGCCAAAGATGGTAAAACAACGAATCTCAAAACGATACAAAAGATTAAAGAATCATTATCGATTCCAGTGGAATTGGGTGGTGGCATTAGAGATATGAAGACGGTTGATTTATATTTAAGTCAGATTGGAATAGATAGGGTTATTTTAGGAACAGCTGCAATTGAAAATCCTGAATTTTTAAAAGAAGCTCTTGATAAATATGGTCCAACTCGTATTGTCGTAGGGGTTGATGTTAAGGATGAGTTTGTTGCAACATCTGGGTGGCTCGTTAATACCCAAACACATTATTTAGATTTTTTAGAGGCACTAGAGAAGTTAGGTGTTGAATATATAGTTTGCACTGATATTTCTAAAGATGGAACACTAAGTGGTCCATCGTTTGATTTGTATAAGAATATTGCTCAACATTGTCATCTTCAGTTTGTCGTTTCTGGTGGTATTAAAGATGCTCAGGATATTTACAAAGTGAATGAACTAGGCTATTATGGATGTATCGTTGGGAAAGCTTACTATGAAGGAAAAATTAATTTGGAGGAGGTGATATCATGCTTGCGAAAAGAATCATCCCCTGTTTAG
- the hisH gene encoding imidazole glycerol phosphate synthase subunit HisH, translated as MVVIIDYNVGNLKSVQNAFERIGVETIVSRDHAVIRQAKGIVLPGVGTFPVAMDNLKRFDLMTILKERKDAGIPILGICLGMQILFEKGMEIKECKGLGFLDGEIRLMEVDDKIPHMGWNELCFHQDHPLIQNIKEKDFVYFVHSYMAYVPSQELIAYCEYGGEKITAIVAKENVMGCQFHPEKSGEVGKKILLAFKEMIK; from the coding sequence ATGGTTGTTATTATTGATTATAATGTAGGGAATCTCAAAAGTGTGCAAAATGCTTTTGAACGTATTGGTGTAGAAACAATCGTGAGTCGTGATCATGCGGTGATACGGCAAGCAAAAGGAATTGTTTTACCAGGTGTTGGTACTTTTCCTGTAGCTATGGACAATTTGAAAAGGTTTGATCTTATGACAATATTAAAGGAAAGAAAAGATGCTGGTATCCCTATTTTGGGTATATGTTTAGGCATGCAGATTCTTTTTGAAAAGGGTATGGAAATTAAAGAATGTAAAGGATTAGGATTTTTAGATGGAGAAATTCGGTTGATGGAAGTAGATGATAAAATTCCTCATATGGGATGGAATGAACTTTGTTTTCATCAAGATCATCCTCTTATTCAAAATATAAAAGAAAAAGATTTTGTTTATTTTGTTCATTCTTATATGGCTTATGTACCTAGTCAGGAACTCATTGCTTATTGTGAGTATGGTGGTGAGAAAATTACAGCAATTGTTGCAAAAGAGAATGTTATGGGGTGTCAATTTCATCCAGAAAAAAGTGGTGAAGTTGGTAAAAAAATATTATTAGCATTTAAGGAGATGATCAAATGA
- the hisB gene encoding imidazoleglycerol-phosphate dehydratase HisB: MRTSSIMRETKETKISMELNIDGNGQANIDTGIGFMDHMFELLAFHSGFDIKVSCQGDLKVDSHHTVEDLGIVLGQCLKNALGDKRGITRYGQMTIPMDEALVTTTLDLSGRPYLVYQVTLPMLVLGNYETEMTKEFFKAVSDQALITLHIHEAYGENTHHIIEAIFKSFARALKTAVMIDEKNKDMVISSKGLL; encoded by the coding sequence ATGCGTACAAGTTCAATAATGAGAGAAACAAAAGAAACAAAAATAAGTATGGAATTAAATATAGATGGTAATGGTCAAGCTAATATTGATACTGGTATTGGATTTATGGATCATATGTTTGAACTTCTTGCATTTCACAGTGGGTTTGATATTAAGGTCAGTTGTCAAGGTGATTTAAAGGTCGATAGTCATCATACAGTTGAGGATTTAGGAATTGTTTTGGGACAATGTTTGAAAAATGCTTTAGGAGATAAAAGAGGAATTACTCGTTATGGGCAAATGACGATTCCAATGGATGAAGCTCTTGTCACAACAACTTTAGATTTAAGTGGACGTCCTTATCTTGTTTATCAAGTGACATTACCAATGCTCGTTTTGGGAAACTATGAAACAGAAATGACAAAAGAATTTTTCAAAGCTGTCAGTGATCAGGCGTTAATAACATTGCATATTCATGAAGCTTATGGTGAGAATACACATCATATTATTGAAGCTATTTTTAAGAGTTTTGCACGTGCTTTAAAAACTGCTGTGATGATTGATGAAAAGAATAAGGATATGGTTATTTCATCTAAAGGTCTTTTGTAA
- the hisD gene encoding histidinol dehydrogenase — protein sequence MLKVLDFKGNFDDIAVKFSSRKADISKQVNDSVNDILEDVKKNGDKALMKYCRKFDGFMIDNPKDFVVTKQEILDGVSEVGKDFMRILERTKQQITEFHKNQVDKSWSMYKGNGVMMGQLVRGLEKVALYVPGGTATYPSTVLMNAVPAKLAGVKNLIIITPVKADGKVNPTILAAAYVCGIDTIYKVGGAQAIAGVAMGTNTLPKVDKIVGPGNIYVATAKKNCYGMVDIDMVAGPSEILIVADEKANPKYIAADLMSQAEHDKLASAILVTTSSSLVEKVNQELIRQLSYLSRTDIIKESIENYGGAIIVESLKEAFEVSNYLAPEHLEVLVENPMNTLPLIQNAGSIFLGEYTPEPLGDYMSGTNHVLPTGGTAKFYSALGVYDFVKYSSYSYYPKAVLETFQDDVIKFAKLEGLDAHANSVAVRFEEE from the coding sequence ATGTTAAAAGTATTAGATTTTAAGGGGAATTTTGATGATATTGCTGTGAAATTTTCATCACGTAAAGCAGATATCTCGAAACAGGTGAATGATTCTGTAAATGATATTCTTGAAGATGTCAAGAAGAATGGTGATAAAGCTTTAATGAAGTATTGTCGTAAATTTGATGGCTTTATGATTGATAATCCTAAAGATTTTGTTGTGACAAAGCAGGAGATTTTAGATGGGGTTTCAGAAGTTGGTAAAGATTTTATGCGTATTTTGGAACGCACAAAACAACAGATTACAGAGTTTCATAAAAATCAAGTTGATAAATCATGGTCAATGTATAAGGGTAATGGAGTCATGATGGGACAACTTGTACGTGGACTTGAAAAAGTCGCCTTATATGTACCTGGTGGAACAGCAACTTATCCATCAACTGTTTTAATGAATGCTGTTCCAGCGAAACTAGCCGGTGTTAAAAATTTGATTATTATCACCCCTGTAAAAGCTGATGGGAAAGTGAATCCAACAATTCTAGCAGCAGCTTATGTCTGTGGTATTGATACAATTTATAAAGTTGGTGGTGCTCAAGCCATAGCAGGTGTTGCAATGGGAACAAACACTTTACCTAAGGTTGATAAAATTGTTGGACCAGGAAATATCTATGTTGCAACTGCAAAGAAGAATTGCTATGGAATGGTTGATATTGATATGGTTGCAGGACCTAGTGAAATATTAATTGTGGCTGATGAAAAAGCTAATCCTAAATATATTGCTGCTGATTTGATGAGTCAGGCAGAGCACGATAAATTGGCAAGTGCTATTCTTGTTACAACTTCATCTTCTTTGGTGGAAAAAGTGAATCAAGAATTGATACGTCAATTAAGTTATTTATCAAGAACAGATATTATTAAGGAATCAATTGAAAATTATGGAGGAGCTATTATTGTAGAGAGTCTTAAGGAGGCTTTCGAGGTTTCTAATTATTTAGCTCCTGAACATTTAGAAGTATTGGTTGAAAATCCTATGAATACACTCCCTTTGATTCAAAATGCTGGATCTATATTCCTAGGTGAATATACTCCTGAGCCTTTGGGAGATTATATGTCAGGAACAAACCATGTTCTTCCAACAGGTGGCACAGCAAAATTTTATAGTGCTTTGGGAGTTTATGACTTTGTAAAATATTCATCTTATAGTTATTATCCCAAAGCAGTTTTAGAGACATTTCAAGATGATGTTATAAAGTTTGCAAAATTGGAAGGATTGGATGCTCATGCAAATAGTGTTGCAGTGAGATTCGAGGAGGAATAA
- the hisG gene encoding ATP phosphoribosyltransferase → MLKIAITKGRIEKQVCQLLAKQGFDMEPIFHKDRELLIETQDGLSMIFAKANDVLTFLEHGIVDVGFVGQDTLDDSDFHDYYDMLDLAIGKCYFAVAAYPEYRNKEFKRRKRISSKYTKVAKDYFTSKQEDVEIIKLEGSVELGPVVGLSDAIVDIVETGSTLKANGLEVIEKISDISTKMIVNKVSLKFKKDQIFNLIDALKGEDENVKSIRF, encoded by the coding sequence ATGCTTAAGATTGCTATTACAAAGGGGCGTATCGAAAAACAGGTTTGTCAATTGTTAGCTAAGCAAGGTTTTGATATGGAGCCTATTTTTCACAAAGACAGAGAATTATTAATTGAAACTCAAGATGGATTATCAATGATTTTTGCTAAAGCCAATGATGTTTTAACTTTTTTAGAACACGGTATTGTTGATGTAGGTTTTGTTGGTCAAGATACTTTAGATGATAGTGATTTTCATGATTATTATGATATGTTAGATTTAGCAATTGGGAAGTGCTATTTTGCAGTTGCTGCTTATCCAGAATATAGAAATAAAGAATTCAAAAGAAGGAAGAGAATTTCTTCTAAATATACGAAAGTTGCTAAAGATTATTTTACATCTAAGCAAGAGGATGTTGAAATTATTAAACTTGAGGGATCTGTTGAATTAGGACCAGTTGTAGGATTAAGTGATGCTATTGTTGATATTGTTGAAACAGGTTCAACACTTAAGGCTAATGGATTAGAAGTGATAGAAAAGATTAGTGATATTTCAACAAAGATGATTGTGAATAAAGTAAGTTTGAAATTTAAAAAAGACCAAATATTTAATTTGATTGATGCATTGAAGGGAGAAGATGAGAATGTTAAAAGTATTAGATTTTAA
- a CDS encoding ATP phosphoribosyltransferase regulatory subunit has translation MEEYKYLIPEESIDAIMNNVSTLRKIENDLRRVFVEHDYLEVLMPSFEYVDLYNALDSGIEEEKMFQYINFEGKRVALRTDFTIPLARLYSSQKEIGVKRYCYFGNVYRKEKRHKGRSSEFFQAGIELLGQAGFAGDIECLHIIQETLSYLGLKDIKIEMSSAKFYKRLCELVDDTSFVDILKKRDLSSMKILIDRKGIQSPLKDLLIQLPRCFGDIAMLNQMIMMIQDQQLKDALLELRDLYDKLEKKEFFSFDLAMTPSMKYYTGIIIKGYSPYSADTIINGGRYDKLMDHFHKVVPAIGFSYDLSHILKALEKEEENNA, from the coding sequence ATGGAAGAATATAAATATTTGATACCAGAAGAAAGTATAGATGCAATTATGAATAATGTATCTACATTACGTAAGATTGAAAATGATTTAAGAAGAGTATTTGTTGAGCATGATTATTTAGAAGTCTTGATGCCTTCTTTTGAATATGTTGATTTATATAATGCTTTAGATAGTGGAATTGAAGAGGAAAAAATGTTTCAATATATTAATTTTGAAGGAAAAAGAGTTGCTTTAAGGACTGACTTCACTATTCCTTTGGCACGATTATATAGTAGTCAAAAAGAAATAGGAGTTAAGAGATATTGTTATTTTGGAAATGTCTATCGTAAAGAAAAACGTCATAAAGGAAGAAGCAGTGAGTTTTTTCAGGCTGGAATAGAGTTATTAGGACAAGCTGGATTTGCAGGTGATATAGAATGTTTGCATATTATTCAAGAGACATTATCTTATTTAGGATTAAAAGATATAAAGATTGAAATGAGTTCAGCTAAATTCTATAAAAGACTATGCGAATTGGTTGATGATACTTCTTTTGTTGATATTTTAAAGAAGAGAGATTTATCTTCTATGAAAATATTAATAGATAGAAAAGGTATTCAAAGTCCTCTTAAAGATTTGCTTATTCAGTTGCCAAGATGCTTTGGAGATATAGCAATGTTAAATCAAATGATTATGATGATACAAGATCAACAATTAAAAGATGCTTTACTTGAACTTAGAGATCTTTATGACAAGTTAGAGAAAAAAGAGTTCTTTAGTTTTGATTTAGCAATGACTCCTAGTATGAAATATTATACAGGTATTATCATTAAAGGTTATTCTCCATATAGTGCAGATACAATTATAAATGGTGGTAGATATGATAAATTGATGGATCATTTTCATAAAGTTGTTCCAGCTATTGGATTTAGTTATGATTTGAGTCATATCTTAAAGGCACTTGAAAAGGAGGAAGAAAACAATGCTTAA
- a CDS encoding damage-control phosphatase ARMT1 family protein, with product MKMHDECLPCLVNQVVRVAKMTEATHTNRLYQRVFQYLSQLDFTESNPEIIGATFRLLKEHIGNDDPYNQLRQYYNQLFLKEQSFFEQKIDSSYNPLIEAMKYAIIGNIIDFNPMHNQNVEDIMKWFEKIDTYQFTIDDSEQCICDLKKAKMLLYLGDNCGEICLDLLLIKKIKELNPQLHIYFGVRGSAVVNDSIEEDAYFVGMDKYADIISNGDDSLGTILPRTSLEFQQIYHQADVVICKGQANYESLSEDLKQSLYFLLMVKCDVIAKDIGVKQKSLVCLKSRQKNTKF from the coding sequence ATGAAAATGCATGATGAATGTTTACCTTGTTTGGTCAATCAGGTTGTTAGGGTTGCTAAGATGACAGAAGCAACTCATACAAATAGACTTTATCAAAGAGTTTTTCAATATTTGAGTCAGTTAGATTTTACGGAGTCAAATCCAGAAATTATTGGTGCAACTTTTCGTTTATTGAAAGAACATATTGGTAATGATGATCCCTATAATCAATTGAGACAGTATTATAATCAATTGTTTCTTAAAGAACAGAGTTTTTTTGAACAAAAAATAGATAGTTCTTATAATCCTTTGATAGAAGCAATGAAGTATGCAATTATAGGCAATATTATAGATTTTAATCCTATGCATAATCAAAATGTAGAAGACATTATGAAGTGGTTTGAAAAGATAGATACATATCAATTCACTATTGATGATAGCGAACAATGTATATGTGATTTAAAAAAAGCTAAAATGTTATTATATTTAGGAGATAACTGTGGTGAAATTTGTTTGGATTTATTACTTATTAAAAAGATAAAAGAGCTTAATCCTCAACTTCATATTTATTTTGGGGTCAGAGGATCAGCCGTTGTAAATGATTCTATAGAAGAAGATGCTTATTTTGTAGGAATGGATAAATATGCAGATATTATCAGTAATGGTGATGATTCTTTAGGCACAATTTTACCAAGAACGAGTTTGGAATTTCAACAGATTTATCATCAAGCTGATGTAGTCATATGCAAGGGTCAGGCAAATTATGAAAGTTTAAGTGAAGATTTAAAACAAAGTCTTTATTTCTTGTTGATGGTGAAATGTGATGTCATTGCTAAGGATATTGGCGTTAAACAAAAATCACTTGTATGTCTTAAGAGCAGACAGAAAAACACAAAGTTTTGA